The following proteins come from a genomic window of Candidatus Acidiferrales bacterium:
- a CDS encoding heme-binding protein — protein sequence MKTRPAVKLTLEGARAILAAAEKKAADMGVPQCIAVVDEGGYLLAFARMDGAKLSSVQVAITKAVSAAIRRTETGPSSSGGEISLTLSLGLPMATEGRITPIRGGIPIVLEGEVVGGIGVSSGTEEQDVEVARAGLAALGK from the coding sequence ATGAAAACGCGACCGGCTGTCAAACTCACATTGGAGGGAGCGCGAGCCATCCTGGCTGCGGCGGAAAAGAAGGCAGCCGACATGGGTGTGCCGCAGTGTATCGCCGTGGTGGACGAAGGCGGCTATTTGCTCGCTTTCGCGCGCATGGATGGAGCAAAACTGTCTTCGGTGCAAGTCGCCATCACCAAAGCGGTCTCGGCCGCCATCCGTCGCACTGAAACCGGGCCCAGCTCGAGCGGCGGTGAAATCAGCCTGACCCTCTCCCTTGGGTTGCCGATGGCGACCGAAGGCCGCATTACGCCGATTCGGGGCGGAATCCCGATCGTGCTCGAGGGGGAAGTGGTTGGCGGAATCGGCGTCAGTTCCGGCACGGAAGAACAGGACGTGGAAGTCGCTCGCGCTGGCCTCGCCGCCCTCGGGAAGTAA
- a CDS encoding (Fe-S)-binding protein produces MRVALFVTCLVDQFFPSVGEATVQVLRRLGVEVDFPEEQTCCGQPAFNTGYWNEAREVAGRMLTVFEPYDYVVAPSGSCVAMVKHFYADLFQADEQKRQKAASLGAKTYELSQFLIHVLKKEDVGARFSGRVTYHDSCHGLRGLGIVDEPRRLLRAVRGLELAELEASDRCCGFGGTFSVKMAEISVAMLRDKIETIRRTGARYVIGLDSSCLMQIAGLLHRQKVPIETMHLAELLARRD; encoded by the coding sequence ATGCGCGTCGCGCTTTTCGTCACCTGCCTCGTCGATCAATTTTTTCCTTCCGTTGGAGAAGCCACGGTCCAGGTCCTGCGCCGGCTCGGGGTGGAGGTGGATTTTCCCGAGGAGCAGACCTGTTGCGGGCAGCCGGCGTTTAACACCGGCTACTGGAACGAGGCCCGCGAGGTGGCCGGGCGCATGCTCACCGTCTTTGAGCCGTACGACTATGTGGTGGCGCCCTCGGGCTCCTGCGTGGCCATGGTGAAGCACTTCTACGCCGACCTGTTCCAAGCCGATGAGCAGAAACGCCAGAAGGCAGCATCGCTCGGCGCCAAGACCTACGAGCTTTCCCAATTCCTGATTCACGTCTTGAAGAAAGAAGATGTTGGGGCGCGGTTCAGCGGACGGGTGACCTACCATGACAGTTGCCATGGCCTCCGCGGGTTGGGGATTGTGGACGAGCCGCGGCGGCTGCTCCGCGCCGTGCGCGGCCTGGAGCTTGCCGAGCTCGAAGCTTCGGATCGCTGTTGCGGCTTTGGCGGAACCTTTTCCGTGAAGATGGCGGAAATCTCGGTGGCGATGTTGCGCGACAAGATCGAGACCATTCGCCGGACCGGCGCCCGCTATGTCATCGGCCTGGATTCGAGTTGCCTGATGCAGATCGCTGGCTTGCTCCACCGGCAGAAAGTTCCCATTGAAACCATGCACCTTGCCGAATTGCTGGCCAGGCGGGACTGA
- a CDS encoding lactate utilization protein, producing MGEAEEAKGGRAIELKRGEREEILEAITKAGAVRLDPLLVPAPETIEPNSGERAAPAGMIERFVVEASKVGASAERVASLEQARNRIVEVARENHVRVVLRSESPLFDEMLVDASLAAQGMEVFMATELDPFAERAQSAGLGLTDADFALADTGTLVILSRPGHPRAVSLLPPVHIAVLPVGRLVADLAHLFAVLDLKQATADSSGITFITGPSRTADIEQTLVIGAHGPARVHIILID from the coding sequence GTGGGCGAAGCTGAAGAAGCAAAAGGAGGCAGGGCCATCGAGTTAAAACGGGGAGAGCGGGAAGAGATCCTTGAGGCCATCACGAAAGCCGGCGCTGTCCGGCTTGACCCCTTGCTTGTGCCCGCGCCGGAAACGATCGAGCCCAATTCGGGCGAGCGCGCCGCCCCGGCTGGGATGATCGAGCGATTCGTGGTGGAAGCGAGCAAGGTAGGCGCTTCGGCCGAACGGGTGGCGTCGCTCGAGCAAGCCCGCAACCGAATCGTGGAAGTGGCGCGCGAGAATCACGTCCGAGTGGTGCTGCGCTCCGAATCGCCCCTCTTCGACGAAATGCTCGTGGATGCGTCGCTGGCAGCGCAGGGAATGGAAGTTTTCATGGCCACGGAGCTCGATCCTTTTGCCGAACGCGCGCAATCGGCCGGCCTTGGCCTTACCGACGCTGATTTCGCCCTCGCCGACACCGGCACACTGGTGATCCTCTCGCGCCCGGGCCATCCGCGAGCGGTGTCGTTGTTGCCGCCGGTGCATATCGCTGTGCTCCCTGTCGGGCGTCTTGTTGCTGACCTGGCCCATCTCTTCGCCGTTTTGGATCTGAAGCAGGCCACCGCCGATTCGAGTGGCATCACTTTCATCACCGGTCCCTCGCGCACTGCCGATATCGAGCAGACCCTGGTAATCGGCGCCCATGGCCCGGCGCGGGTGCACATTATCTTGATAGACTAG
- a CDS encoding MFS transporter: MQRSMMEAYGWWHGITRYQWLVLLVAWMGWVFDSMDATLYVVVLTPALKTLLGPAATDAAIAARGGLILAFFLIGWAIGGVLFGVFADRLGRTRALIWTILIYAVFTGLAALSQTWWHLAIFRFLTAIGVGGEWAAGAALVAEVWPLRARTMAGGVLHSAWAVGVFFAGAVNYFIGPYSWRAVFVVGVAPALVALVVRRNVREPEMWHAAVNRLRATDSPEFSVGRMRELFRPGLLRATLVGSLMAFVAVFGLWGVTYWTPLLIRHAPDAALVAEAATVHRVSLGVMILNVGALVGYLAFAPLTIRIGRRWAFFIFFLGALVMVPTLFHTARRYDQMLWLLPLLGFFTNGIFTGFAIYFPELYPTRLRTTGAGFCFNFARVFASTGPFLTGALTGLFGSFSRAVTAVGMIYLLGLLLLPFAPETRGKDLPA, from the coding sequence ATGCAGCGCTCCATGATGGAAGCCTACGGCTGGTGGCACGGGATCACACGCTACCAGTGGCTCGTGCTCCTGGTAGCGTGGATGGGCTGGGTGTTTGACTCCATGGATGCCACTCTCTACGTGGTGGTGCTGACGCCGGCGCTGAAAACCTTGCTTGGCCCGGCCGCGACCGACGCCGCCATTGCTGCGCGCGGCGGGCTCATTCTTGCGTTTTTCTTGATTGGCTGGGCCATTGGCGGAGTGCTCTTTGGCGTGTTCGCCGATCGCCTGGGACGCACGCGAGCCTTGATCTGGACGATTTTGATCTATGCGGTCTTCACCGGCCTGGCGGCCCTTTCCCAGACCTGGTGGCATCTGGCCATTTTTCGTTTTTTGACGGCCATCGGTGTCGGAGGCGAGTGGGCGGCTGGCGCGGCGCTGGTGGCGGAGGTCTGGCCGCTGCGGGCGCGGACGATGGCCGGGGGAGTGTTGCATTCCGCCTGGGCGGTGGGTGTCTTTTTTGCCGGCGCGGTGAACTATTTCATCGGGCCGTATAGTTGGCGCGCGGTGTTTGTGGTAGGGGTCGCGCCGGCGCTGGTGGCCCTGGTGGTGCGGCGGAATGTCCGCGAGCCAGAAATGTGGCACGCGGCGGTCAACCGCTTGCGCGCGACGGACAGTCCTGAGTTTTCGGTCGGGCGCATGCGAGAACTCTTCCGGCCGGGCCTGCTCCGGGCGACGCTGGTTGGTTCCCTGATGGCGTTCGTGGCGGTCTTCGGCCTTTGGGGAGTCACCTATTGGACGCCGCTCCTGATTCGCCACGCCCCGGATGCGGCGCTGGTCGCTGAAGCGGCGACCGTGCACCGGGTTAGCTTGGGCGTGATGATCTTGAACGTGGGGGCGCTTGTTGGGTATCTGGCCTTCGCGCCGTTGACGATCCGGATTGGGAGAAGGTGGGCGTTCTTTATCTTTTTTCTGGGGGCGCTCGTGATGGTGCCGACATTATTTCACACGGCGAGGCGGTACGACCAGATGTTGTGGCTGCTGCCGCTGTTGGGGTTTTTTACGAACGGCATCTTCACCGGCTTTGCCATCTATTTCCCGGAGCTCTATCCGACGCGGTTGCGGACCACCGGGGCGGGCTTCTGCTTCAATTTTGCCCGCGTCTTCGCATCCACTGGGCCGTTCCTGACGGGCGCTCTCACGGGGCTGTTTGGTTCCTTCAGCCGGGCGGTGACGGCGGTGGGGATGATCTACCTGCTCGGCTTGCTCCTGTTGCCGTTTGCGCCGGAGACGAGGGGCAAAGATTTGCCGGCCTAG
- a CDS encoding LutB/LldF family L-lactate oxidation iron-sulfur protein, which yields MAETLPLFEERARKALENARLQKSLTQMARRFAGARLQAMAQFPDWERYRQLAHDIKKHTLDHLGDYLEELERRVTDRGGRVLWAKDARAACDFVLRIARERRIKTAVKSKSMTAEEIALNEALEKGGVEAVETDLGEFIVQLAGERPSHIIAPAVHKSREEVAELFVRKLRSEHYNEIEQLAGVARKTLRQKFLQAGMGISGVNFAVAETGTIVIFENEGNARFCTAAPRLHVALMGIEKVIPRMNDLLVFLALLGRAATGQKLPSYVSFLTGPRRPGEKDGPEEFFLILLDNGRSRILRDPLRRESLYCIRCGACLNVCPVYQKIGGHAYGWVYSGPIGAVLSPQYQGMREAGELPYASSLCGACEDACPVKIPLPRLLLDLRREAIETGGQKEGKPVDAAERRAMRWWLRVNRSARSYRFFTAIARRVGRWKATGEYISSLSGALAGWTKERDFPAPAASPFRQRWAKLKKQKEAGPSS from the coding sequence ATGGCGGAAACGCTTCCCCTTTTCGAGGAAAGAGCGCGGAAGGCGCTTGAAAATGCGCGGCTGCAAAAATCGCTGACGCAGATGGCCCGGCGCTTTGCCGGGGCGCGTCTCCAGGCCATGGCGCAATTTCCCGACTGGGAACGGTACCGCCAGCTCGCCCATGACATCAAGAAGCATACTCTCGACCACCTCGGCGATTACCTGGAAGAGCTGGAAAGGCGCGTAACGGACCGCGGCGGCCGGGTTCTGTGGGCCAAGGACGCCCGGGCGGCCTGCGACTTTGTGCTCCGGATCGCCCGCGAGCGCCGCATCAAAACGGCGGTCAAGAGCAAGTCCATGACCGCCGAGGAGATCGCTCTCAACGAGGCGCTCGAAAAGGGCGGCGTGGAAGCGGTGGAAACCGATCTGGGGGAATTCATCGTGCAACTTGCCGGCGAGCGCCCCTCGCACATCATTGCCCCGGCGGTGCACAAGAGCCGGGAAGAGGTCGCCGAGCTGTTTGTCAGGAAACTCCGCAGCGAGCATTACAACGAGATCGAGCAACTGGCCGGCGTGGCGCGAAAAACCTTGCGGCAGAAATTTCTCCAAGCCGGGATGGGGATCAGCGGCGTGAACTTTGCCGTCGCCGAGACGGGCACGATTGTCATCTTTGAAAACGAAGGCAACGCCCGATTTTGCACCGCCGCTCCCCGCCTTCACGTCGCGCTCATGGGGATCGAGAAGGTGATTCCGCGCATGAACGACCTGCTGGTGTTTCTGGCCCTTCTGGGCCGGGCAGCCACCGGGCAGAAGCTCCCGAGCTATGTTTCTTTTTTGACCGGCCCGCGGCGGCCTGGCGAGAAGGACGGGCCGGAAGAATTTTTCCTCATCCTGCTGGACAACGGCCGGTCGCGCATCCTTCGGGACCCGTTGCGCCGGGAGTCGCTCTACTGCATTCGCTGCGGCGCCTGCCTGAACGTTTGCCCCGTCTATCAGAAAATTGGCGGCCACGCCTACGGCTGGGTCTATTCCGGTCCGATTGGGGCGGTGCTGAGCCCGCAATATCAGGGCATGAGGGAAGCGGGCGAGTTGCCGTACGCCTCCTCGCTCTGCGGCGCCTGCGAAGACGCTTGCCCGGTGAAAATCCCGCTGCCCCGTCTCTTGCTCGATCTCCGGCGAGAAGCAATCGAAACCGGCGGACAAAAAGAGGGCAAGCCGGTGGACGCGGCCGAGAGGCGAGCGATGCGCTGGTGGCTCCGGGTGAATCGGAGCGCCCGAAGCTACCGGTTCTTCACCGCCATTGCCCGGCGCGTCGGGCGGTGGAAAGCTACCGGCGAATATATTTCATCCCTCTCGGGAGCGCTTGCCGGTTGGACGAAGGAGCGCGACTTCCCCGCTCCTGCCGCCTCGCCGTTCCGGCAGCGGTGGGCGAAGCTGAAGAAGCAAAAGGAGGCAGGGCCATCGAGTTAA
- a CDS encoding D-glycerate dehydrogenase, producing MPEKPKILVTRTLPEPAARMLAECGDVEWWTAKDFIPKAEIIRRLPQKHALICLLTEPIDEEVLNAAQELKIVANIAVGFNNIDVAAATRRKIVVTNTPGVLDETTADLAFALLLAIARRLGEAERFLRAGRYKGWDLDLMLGVDVYQKTLGIVGFGRIGRAVAKRAQGFSMRVLYADEFRAPEEMEKSLNASRVGLETLLRESDFVSLHVPLLPGTRHLISTRQLALMKPTACLINNSRGPVVDEAALAEALAAGRIRGAALDVFENEPAVHPTLLKLENVVLVPHIGSASVETRQKMAVMAVENVIAVLNGRRPANIVNPEVLG from the coding sequence ATGCCGGAAAAACCGAAAATCCTGGTCACTCGAACCCTTCCGGAGCCGGCCGCTCGCATGCTGGCGGAATGCGGCGACGTGGAATGGTGGACGGCGAAGGATTTCATTCCCAAGGCCGAAATCATTCGCCGTTTGCCGCAGAAGCATGCGCTCATCTGCCTGCTGACCGAGCCCATTGACGAGGAAGTCTTGAACGCGGCGCAAGAACTCAAGATCGTCGCCAACATCGCCGTCGGATTCAATAATATTGATGTGGCAGCGGCGACTCGACGCAAGATTGTGGTTACGAATACCCCCGGAGTACTCGATGAAACCACCGCTGACCTGGCGTTCGCCCTGCTGCTGGCGATCGCGCGCAGGCTCGGCGAAGCCGAGCGGTTCCTCCGCGCCGGCCGGTACAAGGGCTGGGATCTTGATCTCATGCTGGGTGTGGACGTGTACCAAAAAACGCTGGGGATCGTGGGCTTCGGTCGCATCGGCCGGGCGGTTGCCAAGCGGGCGCAGGGTTTTTCGATGCGCGTCCTCTATGCGGACGAATTTCGCGCTCCGGAAGAAATGGAAAAGTCGCTGAATGCCTCGCGCGTGGGTCTGGAGACCTTGTTGCGCGAGTCAGACTTTGTTTCGTTGCACGTGCCCCTGCTGCCCGGGACGCGGCACCTGATCAGCACCCGGCAACTGGCGTTGATGAAGCCCACCGCCTGCCTGATTAACAACTCGCGCGGTCCGGTGGTGGACGAGGCAGCGTTGGCGGAGGCGCTGGCTGCCGGGCGGATTCGCGGCGCCGCCCTGGACGTCTTTGAAAACGAGCCGGCCGTGCACCCCACTCTGCTCAAGCTCGAGAACGTGGTGCTCGTGCCGCATATCGGCAGCGCTTCCGTCGAAACACGGCAAAAAATGGCGGTGATGGCGGTGGAAAACGTCATCGCCGTGCTGAACGGCAGGAGGCCGGCGAACATCGTCAATCCCGAGGTTCTCGGGTAG
- a CDS encoding DUF4147 domain-containing protein, with the protein MKDLKQIARRIFLTALAGVELDRLLPPKVCREGSTLRIGPHQQKLDGFGEIRIIAFGKAAAPMARAVADLLLPDYRASGVVVAPAAAPVPAGFRLLTAGHPIPNQGSLDAARAVEEFLAGAPASALVMFLISGGGSALLERPIISSISLAELQAWNALLVGCGATIEEINVLRKHLSAVKGGRLAWLGRGPTQWTLLVSDVPEGRTSTIASGPTLPDPSTVADCYRIAERYRLLERMPGTIRKLFTEKQLEETPKPGDAAFKQSRHFVLASSRDLAHSAHRAAEAAGFCTDVDNGCDDWPLEKAADYLWERFGECRKLCGGRPVGLVSTGELTCPVTGPGVGGRNQAFVLRMLERIADRSIAVLSAGSDGVDGNSPAAGAVADGTSLGQARALGLDPAAYFARSDSHSFFRALGETIETGPTGNNLRDLRLILSA; encoded by the coding sequence ATGAAGGATCTCAAGCAAATCGCCCGCCGGATTTTTTTGACCGCGCTTGCTGGCGTGGAGCTCGACCGGCTTCTCCCGCCCAAAGTTTGTCGGGAGGGTTCCACGCTCCGGATAGGCCCGCACCAGCAAAAGCTGGATGGCTTCGGTGAGATTCGCATCATCGCCTTCGGCAAGGCGGCTGCGCCGATGGCAAGAGCCGTTGCTGATCTTCTATTACCGGACTATCGGGCAAGCGGCGTGGTCGTTGCCCCGGCCGCGGCGCCGGTGCCCGCCGGCTTCCGGCTTCTCACCGCCGGGCATCCCATCCCGAATCAGGGAAGCCTGGATGCCGCACGAGCGGTGGAAGAATTTCTTGCTGGAGCACCCGCTTCCGCACTGGTGATGTTCTTGATTTCCGGAGGCGGTTCGGCGCTGCTCGAACGGCCCATCATCTCCTCCATTTCGCTCGCTGAACTTCAGGCCTGGAACGCTTTGCTGGTCGGCTGCGGCGCGACGATTGAAGAAATCAATGTCCTCCGGAAGCATCTTTCGGCGGTCAAAGGCGGACGCCTGGCCTGGCTTGGCCGAGGGCCGACCCAATGGACGCTTTTGGTCAGCGATGTTCCCGAAGGAAGGACTTCGACGATCGCCTCCGGGCCGACCCTGCCGGATCCTTCCACGGTGGCTGACTGCTACCGGATTGCCGAACGCTACCGGCTTTTGGAGCGAATGCCCGGCACGATTCGCAAACTGTTCACCGAGAAACAGCTTGAAGAAACTCCCAAGCCGGGCGACGCCGCGTTCAAGCAATCGCGCCATTTTGTCCTGGCATCCTCGCGCGATCTGGCTCACTCGGCCCATCGAGCCGCTGAGGCGGCGGGATTCTGCACCGACGTGGACAATGGCTGCGACGATTGGCCGCTCGAGAAGGCCGCCGACTATCTCTGGGAGCGTTTTGGCGAATGCCGAAAGCTCTGTGGCGGCCGGCCGGTGGGTCTGGTTTCAACCGGTGAACTGACTTGTCCGGTTACGGGTCCCGGGGTGGGCGGCCGCAACCAGGCATTTGTCCTGCGCATGCTCGAGCGCATTGCTGACCGATCCATAGCTGTGCTCAGCGCAGGAAGCGACGGCGTGGACGGCAATAGCCCGGCGGCAGGGGCGGTAGCCGACGGCACGAGTCTCGGCCAGGCGCGGGCCCTGGGCCTCGACCCGGCCGCTTATTTTGCCAGGAGCGATTCCCATTCCTTCTTTCGCGCCCTGGGCGAGACGATTGAAACGGGCCCCACAGGGAATAATCTTCGCGATCTGCGTTTGATTCTTTCCGCGTAG
- a CDS encoding cupin domain-containing protein, translating into MKVVDWAHVEVVRMNEKITRQLIAGEQAMLARFFMAKGAVVPEHQHESEQFSQILSGQLKFVFRDCEIVVRGGEVLYIPSGVPHAAEALSDTVAMDVFSPIRKDWLAGEDAYLRGQA; encoded by the coding sequence ATGAAAGTGGTGGATTGGGCGCATGTGGAAGTTGTCCGGATGAATGAAAAGATCACCCGGCAGTTGATTGCCGGCGAGCAGGCCATGCTGGCGCGATTTTTCATGGCGAAAGGAGCTGTGGTCCCCGAGCATCAACACGAAAGCGAGCAATTCAGCCAGATCCTCTCGGGCCAACTCAAATTTGTCTTTCGCGACTGCGAAATTGTAGTGCGGGGCGGGGAAGTGCTTTACATTCCTTCAGGCGTCCCTCATGCTGCCGAAGCCCTCTCAGACACGGTGGCGATGGACGTCTTTTCGCCGATCCGCAAGGATTGGCTGGCCGGGGAGGATGCCTACCTTCGCGGCCAGGCATAG
- a CDS encoding SDR family oxidoreductase produces the protein MDLGLKGRVAIVAAASKGLGKAVAAGLAREGAQVSICARTGADLHIAASEIEAQTGQKVFWKAVDVTKPDQVRSFVEDVAHRFGGVDICVTNTGGPPAKNFLSISLEEWHQAVDLVLLSAVYFAREVLPRMLERHWGRLIFMASMSVKQPIDGLLLSNSLRAGVAGLAKTLANEFGKDNILVNTVCPGYTLTERLGELAGAQARAAGVSAEEIYRRWAASVPLQRLGKPEELAALVVFLASEKASYLSGTTIAVDGGYVKGLL, from the coding sequence ATGGACTTGGGGCTGAAAGGCCGGGTGGCGATTGTGGCGGCGGCCAGCAAAGGCCTGGGAAAAGCGGTGGCTGCGGGCCTGGCGCGCGAGGGCGCGCAGGTGAGCATTTGCGCCCGCACCGGGGCTGACCTCCATATCGCTGCGAGCGAAATCGAGGCACAGACAGGCCAGAAGGTTTTCTGGAAAGCGGTGGACGTCACAAAGCCGGACCAGGTTCGCAGCTTTGTCGAAGACGTTGCCCATCGCTTCGGCGGCGTGGACATCTGCGTGACAAACACCGGCGGGCCGCCCGCCAAGAATTTTCTTTCGATCAGCCTTGAGGAATGGCATCAGGCGGTGGATCTGGTCTTGCTGAGCGCCGTATATTTCGCCCGCGAAGTTTTGCCCCGGATGCTCGAGCGCCATTGGGGGAGATTGATTTTCATGGCTTCAATGTCCGTCAAGCAGCCGATTGACGGCCTGCTTCTCTCAAACTCTCTCCGCGCCGGCGTTGCCGGCCTTGCCAAGACGCTGGCCAACGAATTCGGCAAGGACAACATCTTGGTGAACACCGTTTGTCCCGGCTACACGCTCACCGAGCGGCTGGGAGAGCTGGCGGGAGCGCAGGCGCGCGCTGCCGGAGTTTCCGCCGAGGAAATCTATCGTCGCTGGGCTGCCAGTGTGCCTCTTCAGCGCCTTGGCAAGCCGGAAGAACTGGCTGCCCTGGTCGTTTTCCTTGCCTCCGAAAAGGCAAGCTATCTGAGCGGGACAACAATTGCGGTGGATGGCGGCTACGTCAAGGGGCTGCTGTAG